Proteins found in one Falsirhodobacter algicola genomic segment:
- the queA gene encoding tRNA preQ1(34) S-adenosylmethionine ribosyltransferase-isomerase QueA — MKLSDFDFDLPDTLIATRPARPRTSARLLLAEGDTIADRHVRDLIDIFRPGDRLVLNNTKVIPARLTGTRRRQTGQGQATAKIEVTLLEPAAEGWRAFAKPLRKLAEGEVIRFSDRLSATVAAKTDTEVILSFETDDFDAALAEAGAMPLPPYIAAKRAPDAQDEDDYQTVFARHSGAVAAPTASLHFDLPLLEALRAKGVTFTEVTLHVGAGTFLPVKVEDVTTHRMHAEWGEVTAAAAEEVNATRAAGGRVIPVGTTALRLIESAARSGRLEPWRGETDIFIYPGFRFQVTDALMTNFHLPKSTLLMLVSALMGEAAIRRIYGHAVAEGYRFFSYGDASLLIPAR; from the coding sequence ATGAAACTTTCCGATTTCGATTTCGACCTTCCCGACACGCTGATCGCCACGCGCCCGGCGCGGCCGCGCACCTCGGCCCGTCTGCTTCTGGCCGAGGGCGATACGATCGCGGACCGGCATGTGCGCGATCTGATCGACATCTTCCGCCCGGGCGACCGCTTGGTGCTGAACAACACCAAGGTGATCCCCGCGCGGCTGACGGGCACCCGGCGGCGCCAGACCGGGCAGGGCCAGGCCACCGCCAAGATCGAGGTCACGCTCTTGGAGCCGGCGGCCGAGGGCTGGCGCGCCTTCGCCAAGCCGCTGCGCAAGCTGGCCGAGGGGGAGGTGATCCGCTTTTCCGACCGCCTGTCGGCGACGGTCGCCGCCAAGACCGACACCGAGGTGATCCTGTCCTTCGAGACGGATGATTTCGACGCCGCCTTGGCCGAGGCCGGGGCCATGCCGCTGCCGCCCTATATCGCCGCCAAACGCGCCCCCGACGCGCAGGACGAGGACGACTACCAGACCGTCTTTGCCCGCCATTCGGGCGCGGTGGCCGCGCCGACCGCCAGCCTGCATTTCGACCTTCCGCTGCTGGAGGCGCTGCGCGCCAAGGGCGTGACCTTCACCGAAGTGACGCTGCATGTGGGCGCGGGAACCTTCCTGCCCGTCAAGGTGGAGGATGTGACCACCCACCGGATGCATGCCGAATGGGGCGAAGTGACCGCCGCCGCCGCCGAGGAGGTGAACGCCACCCGCGCCGCCGGAGGCCGCGTCATCCCCGTGGGCACGACCGCCCTGCGCCTGATCGAAAGCGCGGCCCGCTCCGGCCGGTTGGAACCGTGGCGCGGCGAAACCGACATCTTCATCTATCCCGGCTTCCGTTTTCAGGTGACGGATGCGCTGATGACGAACTTCCATCTGCCGAAATCGACCCTGCTGATGCTGGTCTCGGCGCTGATGGGCGAAGCGGCGATCCGCCGCATCTATGGTCATGCCGTCGCCGAGGGCTACCGTTTCTTCTCATACGGGGACGCGTCCCTGCTCATCCCTGCACGCTGA